The Candidatus Binatia bacterium genome contains a region encoding:
- a CDS encoding glycosyltransferase — translation MPTLGNESRLLPLLEALERQTLAPGLREWIVAFDGVEPSPPTRARLNKAGARAVLLPERRGPGAARNAGAREARAAWLAFTEDDCTPAADWLERAAARIENEPDLDVIEGDTLLPDGRPARRRKEGAPVWLPTNLFVRREAFERAGGYSEAFFDPRRGIYFREDSDLGFTLAEAGARTRIDPAIRVVHPPEHSSWLDPLRWARRYEMDPLLEARHPEAFRSQIEVIRWGPISIRRPFVHACAVYVTALLAAAGAAVLGEAGVAAWLFALAGALALLIWGKWRWDPRKLPAALLVPPVLLASLWRGRERARDYLVASRTTR, via the coding sequence GTGCCGACCCTGGGAAACGAATCCAGGCTCCTTCCCCTCCTCGAGGCCCTCGAGCGTCAGACCCTCGCCCCCGGGCTCCGCGAGTGGATCGTCGCGTTCGACGGCGTGGAGCCCTCGCCCCCGACTCGCGCCCGGCTCAACAAGGCGGGCGCCCGCGCCGTCCTGCTTCCAGAGCGGCGGGGCCCCGGCGCCGCTCGAAATGCCGGAGCGCGCGAGGCGCGCGCGGCCTGGCTCGCGTTCACGGAGGACGACTGCACCCCGGCGGCGGACTGGCTGGAGCGCGCGGCGGCCCGCATCGAGAACGAGCCGGACCTCGACGTGATCGAGGGGGACACGCTGCTCCCGGACGGCCGGCCCGCGCGGCGGCGGAAGGAGGGGGCGCCGGTCTGGCTTCCGACGAACCTGTTCGTACGGCGCGAGGCCTTCGAGCGCGCCGGCGGATACTCGGAGGCCTTCTTCGATCCACGCCGAGGCATCTACTTCCGCGAGGACTCCGACCTGGGGTTCACGCTGGCCGAAGCGGGCGCCCGGACCCGGATCGATCCCGCGATCCGCGTGGTCCATCCCCCGGAGCACTCGTCGTGGCTCGATCCCCTCCGCTGGGCGCGCCGCTACGAGATGGACCCCTTGCTCGAAGCGAGGCATCCGGAGGCGTTCCGGAGCCAGATCGAGGTGATCCGCTGGGGACCGATCTCGATCCGGCGCCCGTTCGTCCACGCCTGCGCCGTATACGTCACGGCCCTCCTCGCGGCGGCCGGAGCGGCGGTTCTGGGCGAGGCGGGCGTGGCGGCGTGGCTCTTCGCGCTCGCCGGGGCGCTCGCGCTCCTGATCTGGGGCAAGTGGCGCTGGGATCCGCGGAAGCTGCCCGCGGCGCTCCTGGTGCCCCCCGTGCTTCTCGCGTCGCTGTGGCGTGGCCGGGAGCGGGCCCGCGACTACTTGGTAGCCTCGCGCACGACGAGGTAG